A region from the Drosophila bipectinata strain 14024-0381.07 chromosome 3R, DbipHiC1v2, whole genome shotgun sequence genome encodes:
- the tgo gene encoding aryl hydrocarbon receptor nuclear translocator homolog: MDEANIQDKERFASRENHCEIERRRRNKMTAYITELSDMVPTCSALARKPDKLTILRMAVAHMKALRGTGNTSSDGTYKPSFLTDQELKHLILEAADGFLFVVSCDSGRVIYVSDSVTPVLNYTQSDWYGTSLYEHIHPDDREKIREQLSTQESQNAGRILDLKSGTVKKEGHQSSMRLSMGARRGFICRMRVGNVNSDSMVSGHLNRLKQRNSLGPSRDGSNYAVVHCTGYIKNWPPTDMFPNMHMERDVDDMSSHCCLVAIGRLQVTSTAANDMSGSNNQSEFITRHAMDGKFTFVDQRVLNILGYTPTELLGKICYDFFHPEDQSHMKESFDQVLKQKGQMFSLLYRARAKNAEYVWLRTQAYAFLNPYTDEVEYIVCTNSSGKTMHGAPLDAAAAHTPEQVQQQQQEQHVYVQAAPGVDYARRELTPAGSATNDGMYQTHMLAMQAPTPQQQQQQQQQQQRPGSAQTTPVGYTYDTTHSPYSAGGGGPSPLAKIPKSGTSPTPVAPNSWAALRPQQQQQQQPVTEGYQYQQTSPARSPSGPTYTQLSAGNGNRQQPQPGAYQAAPPPPPPNAPGMWDWQQAGGHPHPAHPTAHPHHPHAHPGGPAVAGQPQGQEFSDMLQMLDHSAPTTFEDLNINMFSTPFE, from the coding sequence ATGGATGAGGCGAACATACAGGACAAGGAGCGGTTCGCGAGCCGCGAGAATCACTGTGAGATCGAGCGACGGCGTCGCAACAAGATGACGGCCTACATCACGGAACTTTCGGATATGGTGCCCACCTGCAGTGCCTTGGCCCGTAAACCGGATAAATTAACTATCCTTCGCATGGCAGTGGCTCACATGAAGGCCCTTAGGGGGACAGGGAACACTAGCAGTGACGGCACCTACAAACCATCATTTTTAACCGATCAGGAACTTAAGCATCTTATCCTGGAGGCGGCGGATGGCTTTCTTTTTGTTGTGTCCTGCGATTCGGGACGTGTAATCTACGTGTCTGACTCTGTCACTCCGGTGCTGAACTACACCCAGAGCGATTGGTATGGTACCAGCTTGTATGAGCACATTCATCCCGACGATCGCGAAAAGATCCGAGAACAGTTGTCCACACAGGAATCGCAGAACGCTGGGCGCATCCTGGATCTCAAATCTGGAACAGTTAAAAAGGAAGGTCACCAGTCAAGTATGAGACTGAGTATGGGTGCTCGTCGGGGCTTCATCTGCCGCATGCGTGTGGGAAATGTTAACTCCGACTCCATGGTTTCCGGGCATCTAAATCGTCTGAAGCAGCGAAACTCGCTGGGGCCGTCCAGGGATGGATCTAATTATGCTGTCGTCCATTGCACTGGTTACATCAAGAACTGGCCGCCCACTGACATGTTCCCTAACATGCATATGGAGCGGGATGTTGACGACATGAGCTCGCACTGTTGCCTAGTAGCTATTGGACGCCTTCAGGTTACCTCCACGGCCGCCAACGACATGAGTGGATCCAATAATCAGAGTGAGTTTATAACACGCCACGCTATGGATGGAAAGTTTACATTTGTGGATCAGAGGGTACTGAATATTTTGGGTTATACACCGACGGAATTGCTTGGGAAGATTTGCTATGATTTCTTCCACCCAGAGGACCAGAGCCACATGAAGGAAAGCTTCGATCAGGTCTTGAAGCAGAAGGGTCAGATGTTTTCTCTTTTATACAGAGCTAGGGCTAAGAATGCTGAGTATGTCTGGCTGCGCACTCAAGCTTACGCCTTCCTGAATCCGTACACTGACGAAGTAGAGTACATTGTGTGCACCAATAGCTCAGGGAAGACCATGCACGGTGCTCCCTTGGATGCAGCGGCTGCTCATACGCCAGAGCAagtgcagcaacaacagcaggagcagcatgTGTATGTTCAAGCAGCACCCGGAGTGGATTACGCCAGGAGAGAGCTCACTCCTGCAGGTAGCGCTACCAACGATGGCATGTACCAGACACATATGCTGGCCATGCAGGCCCCCACGccccaacagcaacagcagcagcaacaacagcaacagaggCCAGGATCAGCCCAAACTACGCCCGTAGGTTACACCTACGATACCACGCATTCACCATACAGTGCTGGCGGCGGAGGACCCTCCCCGTTGGCCAAAATCCCTAAGTCGGGTACCTCACCGACACCTGTGGCTCCCAATTCCTGGGCCGCACTGCGtccccagcaacaacaacaacagcagccggTGACTGAAGGCTATCAATACCAACAAACAAGCCCGGCCCGGTCCCCAAGTGGACCAACTTACACCCAATTGAGTGCCGGCAACGGAAACCGACAGCAGCCACAGCCAGGAGCATATCAGGCGGCTCCCCCGCCACCACCGCCCAATGCGCCGGGCATGTGGGATTGGCAGCAGGCCGGTGGCCACCCACACCCTGCGCATCCTACGGCACATCCGCACCATCCACACGCTCATCCTGGAGGACCGGCCGTTGCAGGCCAGCCGCAGGGCCAGGAGTTCTCCGACATGCTTCAGATGTTGGACCACAGTGCGCCGACAACTTTCGAGGATCTGAACATCAATATGTTTAGCACCCCATTCGAGTAA
- the neur gene encoding protein neuralized isoform X2: MGQSAGKIVRRSPSSCPGPNNLPPLQFHSVHGDNIRISRDGTLARRFESFCRAITFSARPVRINERICVKFAEISNNWNGGIRFGFTSNDPATLEGSLPKYACPDLTNRPGFWAKALHEQYCEKDNILYYYVNGAGDVIYGINNEEKGVILSGIDTRALLWTVIDIYGNCTGIEFLDSRIYMYQQQPATMALTTQPAPAQLQQLAQPAVNTASTLNPHHPHQQSRRSLPGHSGAIEHELERHVMPSLQSLHLAGNANGTVSSVEQAAIAHDLANGLPPLRYNANGRLIPVPFHNTKGRNVRLSHDRFVASRTESDFCQGYVFTARPIRIGEKLIVQVLKTEQMYVGALALGLTSCNPAMLQPNDLPNDSDFLLDRPEYWVVSKDIAAAPQRGDEIAFFVAPNGEVSISKNNGPAVVVMHVDQSLQLWAFLDVYGSTQSLRMFRQQLPNMVAYPSQPQVNVNASSSSACAASTSRMLPMTESMSSLNAGATAKLLHHPSQLSIAQSTSTLASAGGANGSRMISMPSNGDILQIQPNGGGTVLVVNLPPASSSHDINGQINARPTATVSSSGILAGACSGGTLISTTSSQYIEPVANSTNNAANKWKDSLSDQQSTDSGAECTICYENPIDSVLYMCGHMCMCYDCAIEQWRGVGGGQCPLCRAVIRDVIRTYTT; the protein is encoded by the exons ttcGCCGCTCGCCTTCATCCTGCCCTGGTCCCAACAACCTGCCACCCCTGCAATTCCACAGCGTCCATGGCGACAATATCCGGATTTCGCGGGACGGAACCCTGGCCCGCCGCTTCGAGAGCTTCTGCCGGGCCATCACCTTCTCCGCCCGTCCAGTGCGCATCAACGAGAGGATCTGCGTGAAGTTTGCGGAGATCTCCAACAACTGGAACGGAGGCATCCGATTCGGTTTCACCAGCAACGACCCGGCCACGCTGGAGGGATCCCTGCCCAAGTATGCCTGTCCGGATCTGACCAACCGCCCTGGGTTCTGGGCCAAGGCACTGCACGAACAGTACTGCGAGAAGGACAACATCCTGTACTACTATGTGAACGGCGCCGGGGATGTGATCTATGGGATCAACAACGAGGAGAAGGGTGTGATATTGTCGGGAATCGACACTAGGGCTCTCCTGTGGACTGTGATCGACATCTATGGCAACTGTACGGGCATAGAGTTCCTGGACTCCCGAATTTACATGTACCAGCAGCAGCCGGCCACCATGGCACTGACCACTCAACCTGCGCCCGCCCAACTGCAGCAGCTCGCCCAGCCCGCTGTGAACACTGCCTCTACCCTGAATCCGCATCACCCGCACCAGCAATCTCGCCGTTCCCTGCCCGGCCACAGTGGCGCCATCGAGCACGAACTGGAGCGCCACGTGATGCCATCCCTGCAGTCGCTGCACTTGGCCGGCAATGCCAATGGCACTGTTTCCAGCGTGGAACAGGCAGCCATCGCCCACGACCTGGCCAATGGACTGCCTCCGCTACGCTACAATGCCAACGGACGTCTGATCCCGGTTCCGTTCCACAACACGAAGGGTAGGAACGTGCGGCTCTCGCACGACCGCTTCGTGGCCTCCCGCACGGAATCCGACTTTTGCCAGGGATACGTTTTCACGGCCCGACCCATTCGCATTGGCGAGAAACTCATCGTGCAGGTCCTCAAGACGGAGCAGATGTATGTGGGGGCACTGGCTCTGGGCCTGACCTCCTGCAATCCGGCCATGCTGCAGCCCAATGATCTGCCCAACGACTCGGACTTCCTGCTGGACCGTCCTGAGTACTGGGTGGTGAGCAAGGATATTGCCGCTGCCCCGCAGCGAGGGGACGAGATCGCCTTCTTTGTGGCCCCCAACGGGGAGGTGAGCATCAGCAAGAACAACGGACCCGCGGTCGTGGTCATGCACGTGGATCAGTCCCTCCAGCTGTGGGCCTTCCTGGACGTCTACGGCTCTACTCAGTCCCTGCGTATGTTCCGCCAGCAGCTGCCCAACATGGTGGCGTACCCGTCTCAGCCTCAGGTGAATGTGAACGCCAGCAGTTCCTCAGCCTGCGCCGCCTCCACATCCCGCATGCTTCCCATGACTGAGTCGATGAGCAGCCTGAACGCCGGTGCCACCGCCAAGCTGTTGCACCATCCCTCCCAGCTGAGCATCGCCCAGAGCACGAGCACCTTGGCCTCGGCCGGTGGTGCCAACGGCAGCCGGATGATCAGCATGCCGTCCAACGGGGACATCCTCCAGATTCAGCCGAATGGAGGTGGCACCGTTCTCGTCGTAAACCTGCCCCCAGCCAGCAGTTCCCATGATATCAACGGGCAGATCAATGCCCGGCCGACGGCCACGGTGAGCTCAAGCGGAATTCTGGCCGGAGCCTGCTCCGGTGGTACCCTCATTAGCACCACCAGCAGTCAGTACATTGAG CCTGTTGCCAATAGCACGAATAACGCGGCCAACAAGTGGAAGGACAGCCTGAGCGACCAGCAGAGCACGGATTCGGGCGCCGAGTGCACCATCTGCTACGAGAACCCCATTGATTCCGTGCTGTACATGTGCGGACACATGTGCATGTGCTACGACTGCGCCATCGAGCAGTGGCGGGGAGTGGGCGGCGGCCAGTGCCCGCTCTGCCGTGCGGTAATCCGCGACGTCATCCGCACCTACACCACGTAG